One part of the Xylanimonas allomyrinae genome encodes these proteins:
- a CDS encoding PspC domain-containing protein yields MSTDPHLPPSPDSGADSTPPSASVPPFDPPPQEAPYGTPSGPPRSGSDRFFDSIRRSGLARSEDRWVGGVAGGVAERLGWDPLLVRGILFLSFFLTGIGLVAYALGWALLPERRDGRIHIQQALHGDFDVALVGAGLALIAGFSWSNGLGTWWFRGDFGWIVTLFWIAVWITVGCLLLRFVRDRRRAWRESGRATSRPTPSGPGAPQAYAGPTGPAYPGPTTPYPAQPSAGQPGSASATGASSSAAFAGAPDGVRASVPPEPGDDPRTHAERTRAANQARAAARAQAADARVEAARARAAAAREQAHLKAATQQQRARERAAERASKPVTKSAGAATLGVVVGLVLIAGALLMAQDRTGLSLPWPFDGGVEPVLAWLGLALVVVGAAIVVSGIRGRSSGWLGFLAIVGLVVALPWSIGASGDGFPGLYITRDIHGTWRDVGTRGTDVSEGTVAPRSLAEAERGFRVQFGDPTIDLSGLDLSDATTDDPVEVPIRLTAGDLTVVVPRDAAVEADVRLLAGQVIWQVDPGTRTLSRVGSSTAHLSSDEAIQDGATLRLLVSAGAGNVTVTEN; encoded by the coding sequence ATGAGCACGGACCCGCACCTTCCTCCTTCGCCGGACTCCGGCGCCGACTCGACTCCCCCGTCGGCGTCGGTCCCGCCGTTCGACCCACCTCCGCAGGAGGCGCCGTACGGGACACCGTCCGGACCTCCCCGTTCGGGCTCGGACCGGTTCTTCGACTCGATCCGCCGCTCGGGCCTGGCCCGCTCGGAGGACCGCTGGGTGGGCGGTGTCGCCGGTGGCGTCGCCGAGCGCCTGGGCTGGGACCCGCTGCTCGTGCGCGGCATCCTCTTCCTGAGCTTCTTCCTCACCGGCATCGGCCTGGTGGCGTACGCCCTCGGCTGGGCCCTGCTGCCCGAGCGCCGCGACGGTCGCATCCACATCCAGCAGGCGCTCCACGGTGACTTCGACGTCGCGCTGGTCGGTGCGGGGCTCGCGCTCATCGCCGGCTTCAGCTGGTCGAACGGGCTCGGGACGTGGTGGTTCCGTGGCGACTTCGGCTGGATCGTCACACTCTTCTGGATCGCCGTCTGGATCACGGTCGGCTGCTTGCTGCTCCGGTTCGTGCGCGACCGGCGCCGGGCGTGGCGTGAGTCGGGCCGTGCGACCTCGCGTCCGACGCCGTCCGGACCTGGCGCGCCCCAGGCGTACGCGGGCCCGACGGGTCCTGCCTACCCCGGGCCGACGACGCCGTACCCGGCCCAGCCCTCCGCCGGCCAGCCGGGTTCGGCGAGCGCGACCGGCGCCTCGAGCAGCGCGGCGTTCGCCGGTGCGCCCGACGGCGTCCGCGCGTCCGTGCCGCCGGAGCCGGGGGACGACCCGCGGACCCACGCCGAGCGGACCCGCGCCGCCAACCAGGCCCGGGCCGCGGCTCGCGCCCAGGCCGCCGACGCCCGGGTCGAGGCCGCGCGTGCCCGCGCCGCGGCAGCGCGCGAGCAGGCACACCTCAAGGCCGCCACCCAGCAGCAGCGCGCCCGCGAGCGTGCCGCAGAGCGGGCCTCGAAGCCGGTCACCAAGAGTGCGGGGGCGGCCACGCTCGGCGTCGTCGTCGGCCTGGTGCTCATCGCCGGTGCACTGCTGATGGCTCAGGACCGCACGGGGCTGTCGCTGCCCTGGCCGTTCGACGGTGGTGTCGAGCCCGTGCTCGCGTGGCTGGGCCTGGCCCTCGTCGTCGTCGGCGCTGCGATCGTCGTCAGCGGCATCCGCGGCCGGTCGAGCGGCTGGCTGGGCTTCCTCGCGATCGTCGGCCTGGTCGTGGCCCTCCCCTGGAGCATCGGTGCGAGCGGAGACGGGTTCCCCGGCCTGTACATCACGCGCGACATCCACGGCACGTGGCGTGACGTCGGCACCCGCGGCACCGACGTCAGCGAGGGAACGGTCGCGCCGCGGTCGCTCGCCGAGGCCGAGCGCGGGTTCCGCGTCCAGTTCGGCGACCCGACGATCGACCTGTCCGGGCTCGACCTCTCGGACGCCACGACCGACGACCCCGTCGAGGTCCCGATCCGGCTCACCGCGGGCGACCTGACCGTCGTCGTCCCGCGCGACGCCGCCGTCGAGGCCGACGTCCGGCTCCTGGCCGGCCAGGTCATCTGGCAGGTGGACCCCGGGACGCGGACGCTCAGCCGCGTCGGCAGCAGCACCGCCCACCTCTCCTCCGACGAGGCGATCCAGGACGGCGCCACGCTGCGCCTGCTCGTCTCAGCGGGCGCAGGCAACGTCACGGTCACCGAGAACTGA
- a CDS encoding ATP-binding protein produces MSHPQPAAGARLPLRRPEADRWVAGVCSGVAAHLAVPVAAVRAVMALLALAGGAGAAVYVFWWVTIPSGDPRAAADDAAPAALRRLAPRLRLADVAARVQRRDIAVGVGLLLGAALLVSMRAGWDWQQSWVIPALLTLGGLALAWSQVDAVQRAAPAGGRRWTALARPAGGLALVVAGALLLVGQDAPRWAVIQAAAAALAVLIGFALVLAPWWLRLVRELGDARAARAREAERADIAAHLHDSVLQTLALIRTRADDADAVARMARAQERELREWLYDDRRAPGTSLAAELRALVAQVEDGRVGKPAEGPRALNGVPPGDDEAAGAGRGVPGIAPVAVDVVVVGDCEPTEATTALLQATREALVNAVAHGRPPVTVYLEVTAAAAEVFVRDRGDGFAMDDIAPDRFGVRESILGRVRRRGGTAEVSSRAGWGTEVRLRMPRDPEAARGPTPERAATSAREGAALPAE; encoded by the coding sequence GTGAGCCACCCGCAACCCGCCGCAGGCGCCCGCCTGCCGCTGCGCCGCCCCGAGGCGGACCGGTGGGTCGCGGGCGTGTGCTCGGGAGTCGCCGCGCACCTCGCGGTCCCGGTCGCCGCGGTGCGTGCCGTCATGGCGCTGCTCGCGCTCGCGGGCGGTGCGGGCGCGGCCGTCTACGTCTTCTGGTGGGTCACCATCCCCTCGGGCGACCCGCGCGCCGCGGCCGACGACGCCGCCCCCGCCGCGCTGCGCCGGCTCGCGCCACGGCTACGCCTCGCGGACGTGGCCGCACGCGTGCAGCGGCGCGACATCGCCGTCGGCGTGGGCCTGCTGCTCGGTGCCGCCCTGCTGGTCTCGATGCGCGCCGGGTGGGACTGGCAGCAGTCCTGGGTGATCCCCGCCCTGCTGACGCTCGGTGGCCTCGCGCTCGCGTGGAGCCAGGTCGACGCCGTCCAGCGCGCCGCCCCCGCCGGTGGGCGCCGTTGGACCGCCCTCGCCCGCCCTGCCGGCGGCCTCGCGCTCGTGGTCGCCGGAGCGTTGCTCCTCGTGGGTCAGGACGCGCCCAGGTGGGCCGTGATCCAGGCGGCAGCGGCGGCGCTCGCGGTCCTGATCGGCTTCGCGCTCGTGCTCGCCCCGTGGTGGCTGCGGCTCGTGCGCGAGCTCGGCGACGCGCGCGCCGCGCGCGCCCGCGAGGCCGAGCGCGCCGACATCGCCGCCCACCTGCACGACTCCGTGCTCCAGACCCTGGCCCTCATCCGCACGCGGGCCGACGACGCCGACGCCGTCGCGCGCATGGCCCGCGCGCAGGAGCGCGAGCTGCGCGAGTGGCTCTACGACGACCGCCGCGCCCCCGGCACCTCGCTCGCGGCCGAGCTGCGTGCGCTGGTCGCCCAGGTCGAGGACGGCCGCGTCGGCAAGCCCGCCGAGGGTCCCCGGGCCCTCAACGGCGTGCCACCGGGCGACGACGAGGCGGCAGGCGCCGGGAGGGGCGTCCCCGGGATCGCGCCCGTGGCGGTCGACGTCGTCGTCGTCGGCGACTGCGAGCCGACCGAGGCCACGACGGCGCTGCTGCAGGCCACGCGCGAGGCGCTGGTCAACGCGGTCGCCCACGGCAGACCGCCCGTGACCGTCTACCTCGAGGTGACCGCCGCCGCGGCCGAGGTGTTCGTGCGCGACCGCGGCGACGGGTTCGCGATGGACGACATCGCCCCCGACCGGTTCGGTGTACGCGAGTCGATCCTCGGGCGCGTGCGGCGCCGCGGCGGGACTGCCGAGGTCAGCAGCCGTGCGGGGTGGGGCACCGAGGTCCGGCTGCGGATGCCGCGGGACCCCGAGGCCGCGCGCGGCCCGACGCCCGAACGTGCCGCGACCAGCGCGCGCGAGGGGGCTGCGCTCCCGGCAGAGTAG